The genomic segment CGGGCCATGCCCCATTATCGGGGGACTTCAGGACTCTGCCGGTGTGGCCCAAAGGCGATAATCACGGCCATGCACATCCGCTTTACCAAGATGCAAGGGGCCGGCAACGACTTTGTCGTGCTCGACGAGACGCAAGCCCGTTTGGGCCTGAACTCGGCCCAGTACCGCTTCCTGGCCGACCGCCACTTTGGCGTGGGGGCCGACCAGATCTTGTCCGTGCGGCCATCGCCCGCGCCCGGCCTGGACTTTGAATACGTGATCCACAACGCCGATGGCGGCGAGGTGGAGCACTGCGGCAATGGGGCCCGTTGCTTTGTGCGCTACGTGCGCGACAAGGGCCTCACCGACAAAAGCACCGTGCGCGTGAAGGTGCAGCAAGGCGAGATTGAGCTCACCATGAACCCCGACGGCCGTGTCACCGTGAACATGGGGGCCCCTGTCTTTGATTGGGAGCGTGTGCCCTTCAACCCCATCGGCCTCATCAGCGACCAAGTCAATGGCTGGCCAGTGTTCGATTTGGCTCTGGGCGAGCAGGGCATTGCGCGCGTGGGTGTGGTGTCCATGGGCAACCCCCATGCGGTGCAGCGCGTGGACAACATTGCAACTTTTCCGGTGCTGGTCCAGGGGCCGCTGATTGAAAACCACCCGGCTTTCCCCAAACGCGTGAACGCAGGCTTCATGCAAATCGTCTCGCGCAGCCAGATCAAATTGCGCGTGTTCGAGCGCGGCTCGGGGGAGACCCTGGCCTGCGGGACGGGCGCGTGCGCGGCGGTGGTCGCGGGCATTCGCCAGGGCTGGCTGGACGCTTGTGTGGATGTCCAAACCCACGGCGGTGTGCTGACCATCGAGTGGGCCGGCCAGGCCGACAGCCCGGTGCGGATGACCGGTCCAGCCACTTCTGTTTTTGAGGGCAGCATCGATGTGCCCGACACCCTTTGAATTTCTGGAGCTTCCCCATGACGACGCCTGAACCCATGAGCCCGATCACCGAAGACGACATCGCCGATTATTTGTTGAACACACCGGACTTTTTCGAGCGACACGCCTCGCTTTTGGCCACAGTGCAGCTGACGCACCCGCAAAGTCACCGCGCGGTGGGCTTGCAAGAGCGCCAAGCGCAAATGCTGCGCGACAAGATCAAGGGCCTGGAACACCGCATCATGGACATGATCCGGCACGGCAACGAAAACATGATCCTCACCGACAAGCTGCACCGCTGGTCGTGCGAGCTGTTGGTGACACCGCAGGACCAACTGGTCGCGTCGGCGGTGGACAACATCCGCGAACTGTTTCAGGTGCCGCAAGTGGCTTTGCGCTTGTGGTCGCTGCAGGACGAACATGCGCAGGCGGCCTATGCGCAGGGCGTGACCGAGGCGGTGCAGGTATTGGCCACCTCACTGAGCACGCCTTTCGTCGGACCGAACTCGGGTTATGAAGCCGTGCAGTGGCTGGACGTGCCGACACAGGCGGCTTCTTTGGCGCTGCTCGCTTTGCGTCCAGCACCGGGACAGCCCGCTTTCGGTTTGTTGGTGCTGGCGTCTCCTGACGCCCAACGCTTCAATAGCCAGATGGGCACCGACCTGCTGGAGCGCTTGGCCGAGCTGGCGGGCGCGGCCTTGTCG from the Limnohabitans sp. 2KL-27 genome contains:
- the dapF gene encoding diaminopimelate epimerase codes for the protein MHIRFTKMQGAGNDFVVLDETQARLGLNSAQYRFLADRHFGVGADQILSVRPSPAPGLDFEYVIHNADGGEVEHCGNGARCFVRYVRDKGLTDKSTVRVKVQQGEIELTMNPDGRVTVNMGAPVFDWERVPFNPIGLISDQVNGWPVFDLALGEQGIARVGVVSMGNPHAVQRVDNIATFPVLVQGPLIENHPAFPKRVNAGFMQIVSRSQIKLRVFERGSGETLACGTGACAAVVAGIRQGWLDACVDVQTHGGVLTIEWAGQADSPVRMTGPATSVFEGSIDVPDTL
- a CDS encoding DUF484 family protein, giving the protein MTTPEPMSPITEDDIADYLLNTPDFFERHASLLATVQLTHPQSHRAVGLQERQAQMLRDKIKGLEHRIMDMIRHGNENMILTDKLHRWSCELLVTPQDQLVASAVDNIRELFQVPQVALRLWSLQDEHAQAAYAQGVTEAVQVLATSLSTPFVGPNSGYEAVQWLDVPTQAASLALLALRPAPGQPAFGLLVLASPDAQRFNSQMGTDLLERLAELAGAALSVLQNQQA